One genomic region from Deinococcus sp. JMULE3 encodes:
- a CDS encoding type IV secretory system conjugative DNA transfer family protein, which yields MTPSQPERPQANPPSPVAVAAMSSTMLAVGVLLMQALDVGQRSAALIFQHTGLAQARQLKEDAMAALLIACGTDEKCGPWLSAQFSAGMAWYWLALLLPVIAIPLTMKFFPSRKAVPQKDPGLARWENKAALKRYMFGSDSTNDPFIGFLGYLKSGEVGGTFDSKDLPPMYIPLEDWCQNTLVWGGIRSGKTTSFFQPNIFLGAHLGITCVVFDVKWPQKDSGFYETIGYWHARKRRTVLLAPYEPYGARVNLIAGVFSFSDALEVADAVFPPPEFMEERGKHYNDKKRFMIAALMWLLRTEMGDRAHMGHVLEHAMLPDDRLMEWVETARDEQAKAILTGYRDAGESNFAETKNGIISALKVFFNQDVVRATSGLPTETTQLEECFRQPSLVMVGINQKNMMDGSGEVLFRLYKRLLDAAAMRVAAEQGGRLRVHLAYMMDELPSIGKINYMMRSLGTLRSYNISHHLGIQNDAQGQLVYGEAYWKAITTNVVARVIVFPRGINGDDAKKIRDLIGKTTATEVGVTGSRSIRVLEHEGSNAVSAKLVERDLLSYEEFSQFTLGEAVVRVNGHQPIRTQLAPMTMATVEGSGIKPGSKPNLLHGFYQETIARCPGGLVAYTARIIQDGALAGATSVPAQDHRGTPSRPVPASAAPQPAPAQGATGSGANLPDAEVVQWLRACMTELIEIELQLPERVVTVRLDDDADTVNGKNAVTRLVIGGLLERTRTTSHARLTKKAQAALPEDLKADLADYPDAYAVYRWLRDNALSISGTPERAAYEAQCASTDPPTTPTELAAQVIDGTLLCTMTRTREIFRGEGVLRFPQKRIGSRDHNQIPVQSLAATAAAVRQARAAEAEPTGEGKLSRKEQKRQSKADLVNSVVGGPPSSP from the coding sequence GTGACGCCCTCTCAACCGGAGCGGCCGCAGGCGAACCCGCCGAGTCCCGTCGCCGTTGCGGCCATGAGCAGCACCATGCTCGCCGTGGGCGTCCTGCTCATGCAGGCCCTGGACGTCGGTCAACGGTCGGCCGCCTTGATCTTCCAGCACACTGGCCTTGCGCAGGCCCGCCAGTTGAAGGAGGACGCCATGGCCGCCCTGCTGATCGCCTGTGGAACTGACGAGAAGTGTGGCCCCTGGCTCAGCGCGCAGTTCTCCGCGGGCATGGCCTGGTACTGGCTGGCCCTCCTGCTGCCCGTCATCGCCATTCCCCTCACGATGAAATTCTTCCCCAGTCGCAAGGCGGTCCCGCAGAAGGATCCAGGGCTTGCCCGTTGGGAAAACAAGGCGGCCCTGAAGCGGTACATGTTCGGGAGTGATTCCACGAACGACCCGTTCATCGGATTCCTCGGGTACCTCAAGAGCGGCGAGGTGGGCGGCACGTTCGATTCCAAGGACCTGCCGCCCATGTACATCCCGCTGGAGGACTGGTGCCAGAACACCCTGGTGTGGGGCGGCATCCGGAGCGGGAAGACGACGTCGTTCTTCCAGCCGAACATCTTCCTGGGCGCGCACCTGGGCATCACGTGCGTGGTGTTCGACGTGAAGTGGCCGCAGAAGGACAGCGGGTTCTACGAGACGATCGGGTACTGGCACGCGCGGAAGCGGCGCACGGTGCTGCTCGCGCCGTATGAGCCGTATGGGGCGCGCGTGAATCTGATCGCGGGCGTCTTCTCCTTCTCGGACGCGCTGGAGGTGGCGGACGCCGTGTTCCCACCTCCAGAGTTCATGGAGGAGCGTGGGAAGCACTACAACGACAAGAAGCGCTTCATGATCGCCGCGCTGATGTGGCTCCTCCGCACGGAGATGGGCGACCGGGCCCACATGGGTCACGTCCTGGAACACGCCATGCTGCCCGACGACCGCCTCATGGAATGGGTCGAGACGGCCAGGGACGAGCAGGCGAAAGCGATCCTCACCGGGTACCGGGACGCGGGCGAGAGCAACTTCGCCGAGACCAAGAACGGCATCATCAGTGCCCTCAAGGTGTTCTTCAATCAAGACGTCGTCCGGGCCACGAGTGGCCTTCCGACCGAGACCACGCAACTGGAGGAATGCTTCCGTCAGCCCTCCTTGGTGATGGTGGGCATCAACCAGAAGAACATGATGGACGGCTCAGGCGAGGTGCTCTTCCGACTCTACAAACGCCTGCTGGATGCAGCGGCCATGCGTGTAGCGGCGGAGCAGGGCGGCCGCCTCAGGGTGCACCTGGCGTACATGATGGACGAGCTGCCCAGCATCGGGAAGATCAACTACATGATGCGGTCCCTGGGGACGCTGCGCTCGTACAACATCTCCCACCACCTTGGGATTCAGAACGACGCGCAGGGCCAACTGGTATACGGGGAGGCGTACTGGAAGGCCATCACGACGAACGTGGTGGCCCGCGTGATCGTGTTCCCGCGCGGCATCAATGGGGATGACGCGAAGAAGATCCGGGACCTGATCGGCAAGACGACCGCCACGGAAGTCGGGGTGACGGGTAGCCGCTCCATCCGCGTGCTGGAGCACGAGGGCAGCAATGCCGTGTCCGCCAAGCTCGTCGAGCGAGACCTGCTCTCCTATGAGGAGTTCTCTCAATTCACGCTGGGCGAAGCGGTGGTCCGCGTGAATGGTCACCAGCCGATCAGGACGCAGCTCGCGCCCATGACCATGGCGACCGTGGAGGGAAGTGGCATCAAGCCAGGGTCGAAGCCCAACCTGCTTCACGGGTTCTACCAGGAGACCATCGCGCGTTGCCCGGGCGGCCTGGTGGCGTACACGGCCCGGATCATCCAGGACGGTGCACTCGCAGGCGCAACGAGCGTACCGGCTCAGGACCATCGGGGCACGCCCTCACGCCCCGTCCCCGCGTCGGCGGCACCGCAGCCCGCTCCCGCCCAGGGCGCGACGGGGAGTGGTGCCAACCTGCCGGACGCGGAGGTGGTGCAGTGGCTGCGGGCGTGCATGACTGAACTGATCGAGATTGAGTTGCAACTGCCGGAGCGGGTGGTGACGGTGCGTCTGGATGATGATGCGGATACCGTCAACGGCAAGAATGCCGTCACGCGATTGGTGATCGGCGGACTCCTCGAGCGCACCCGGACCACCTCGCACGCCCGCCTGACCAAGAAGGCACAGGCGGCCCTCCCCGAGGACCTGAAAGCCGATCTGGCGGACTATCCGGACGCCTACGCCGTCTACCGGTGGCTCCGGGATAACGCCCTGAGCATCAGCGGCACGCCCGAGCGTGCGGCGTATGAAGCCCAGTGCGCGAGTACCGACCCCCCCACCACGCCGACCGAGCTTGCCGCTCAGGTGATCGACGGGACCCTGCTGTGCACTATGACCCGCACCCGGGAGATCTTCAGGGGTGAGGGCGTCCTCCGGTTCCCGCAGAAGCGGATTGGCAGTCGGGATCACAACCAGATCCCCGTCCAGTCACTCGCTGCGACGGCAGCCGCCGTCCGTCAGGCGCGGGCCGCAGAAGCCGAACCGACTGGGGAGGGCAAGCTGTCCCGGAAGGAGCAAAAGCGGCAATCGAAGGCGGACCTCGTGAACAGTGTCGTGGGGGGGCCACCCAGCTCGCCCTGA
- a CDS encoding DUF4326 domain-containing protein, with protein MLITVGRLGDSHDTGHIEYVGRGRGSVLGNPLPVIGRSRWTSEAAAWTSHLIHATHLTGTEREQAQRALHRLGFEQGEAAALYLHVLREQCRTDTPQRRAVLRLTALATQGPVHLQCWCTPRPCHAEHIRAAILGYAQTLPRPA; from the coding sequence ATGCTCATCACCGTCGGCCGCCTCGGCGATTCCCACGACACTGGACACATCGAGTACGTCGGACGAGGCCGGGGCAGTGTCCTCGGCAACCCCCTGCCCGTCATCGGACGGAGCCGCTGGACGAGTGAGGCCGCCGCGTGGACGAGTCACCTGATCCACGCGACGCACCTCACGGGCACCGAACGCGAGCAGGCACAGCGGGCGCTGCACCGCCTCGGCTTCGAGCAGGGAGAGGCAGCCGCGCTGTACCTGCACGTCCTGCGGGAGCAGTGCCGGACGGATACCCCACAACGCCGTGCCGTGCTGCGACTCACCGCCCTCGCCACGCAGGGACCCGTGCACCTCCAGTGCTGGTGCACACCCAGACCCTGCCACGCTGAGCACATCCGCGCGGCCATCCTCGGCTACGCGCAGACGCTCCCCCGCCCCGCCTGA
- the ssb gene encoding single-stranded DNA-binding protein, with protein sequence MARGMNHVFLIGVLARDPEMRYTPSGTAVFEATIAGEDHITGSDGQPRKLPWYHRVSILGKPAEWQAERNLKAGDAVMVEGSVEYSQWDAPEGGKRSMVRVKAQRMEQLGYSPELIQDAGGGVRMSGGMNEVILIGNVTRDPELRYTPAGDAVLGLGLAVNETWNDRQGQKQEKTHWIDVTLWRELAERMKDLRKGDPVLVQGRLTNEAWTDRDGNKRNTTKVEASLVEALARGTTAQGSTPTRSAAPAPARQPVAAGASRSSSPAPTRPAPTHSGGLDIDQGLDDHFPPDEDLPF encoded by the coding sequence ATGGCACGAGGCATGAATCACGTTTTCCTGATCGGCGTTCTCGCTCGCGACCCCGAAATGCGCTACACCCCCAGCGGCACCGCCGTCTTCGAAGCCACCATCGCCGGTGAAGATCACATCACCGGCAGTGACGGCCAGCCCCGCAAACTCCCCTGGTACCACCGCGTGTCCATCCTCGGCAAACCCGCCGAATGGCAGGCCGAACGCAACCTCAAGGCCGGCGACGCCGTGATGGTCGAAGGCAGCGTGGAGTACAGCCAGTGGGACGCACCGGAAGGCGGCAAGCGCAGCATGGTCCGCGTCAAAGCCCAGCGCATGGAGCAGCTCGGGTACTCGCCGGAACTCATTCAGGACGCCGGAGGCGGTGTGCGGATGAGTGGCGGCATGAACGAAGTCATCCTGATCGGCAACGTCACCCGTGACCCCGAACTCCGCTACACACCCGCCGGCGACGCCGTGCTCGGACTCGGCCTGGCCGTGAACGAGACCTGGAACGACCGTCAGGGTCAGAAGCAGGAGAAGACCCACTGGATCGACGTCACCCTGTGGCGCGAACTCGCCGAACGCATGAAGGACCTCCGCAAAGGGGATCCCGTGCTCGTGCAGGGACGCCTCACCAACGAAGCCTGGACGGATCGCGACGGCAACAAGCGCAACACCACCAAGGTGGAAGCGTCCCTTGTCGAAGCGCTCGCCCGTGGCACCACCGCGCAGGGCAGCACGCCGACCCGCAGTGCCGCGCCCGCCCCCGCACGTCAGCCTGTCGCCGCCGGAGCCTCCCGCTCCAGCAGCCCGGCCCCGACGCGCCCCGCCCCCACCCACTCGGGAGGACTCGACATCGATCAGGGACTGGATGATCACTTCCCGCCCGACGAGGACCTGCCTTTCTGA
- a CDS encoding transposase — protein MPRIPSLPHSIITAQLNRVTSLSGLVPYSTLRKSAISKEMARDSFASTEDLQRRARNAPSGAFLAIDFVMVPHAGRTMEGVNYHYSGQAQTRLGHQFTSAALVRFGEDPVPLLERFKVSQPLETTCYPYRTATQEMIHVVQDCLAAGVPMAGLLLDGEFGRDAAVTFSREHQIPVLIRAKANMTVQFEGESLTLGALSRQFPPERCHLYAEFGWRVRRLPVAREVGGFDVLIVWRKVHGEWTRFFLFSTFGGDVTVRSLLRAWKARWGIEVIHRFFKQNLGLGRCHCRTLQAQENWVWCVVEAFHAVLRVRREGPGMTWRAAQRQAAQNAEQYVLTGLEQDGPLLDAA, from the coding sequence ATGCCTCGCATCCCTAGCCTACCGCACAGCATCATCACCGCCCAGCTGAACCGGGTCACCAGCCTCAGTGGCCTCGTCCCCTACAGCACCCTGCGGAAAAGTGCCATCTCCAAAGAGATGGCACGGGACTCCTTCGCATCGACAGAAGACCTCCAGCGTCGAGCCAGGAACGCGCCTTCCGGCGCGTTCCTGGCCATCGATTTCGTCATGGTGCCCCACGCCGGACGGACGATGGAAGGCGTGAACTACCACTACAGCGGTCAGGCTCAGACCCGTCTGGGCCATCAGTTCACCTCCGCGGCCCTGGTCAGGTTCGGTGAAGATCCAGTTCCGTTGCTCGAGCGCTTCAAGGTTTCCCAGCCCCTTGAGACGACCTGTTACCCGTACCGCACCGCCACGCAGGAAATGATCCACGTCGTTCAGGATTGCCTCGCGGCGGGCGTCCCCATGGCGGGTCTGCTGCTGGATGGAGAGTTCGGGCGGGACGCGGCCGTGACCTTCAGTCGCGAGCATCAGATTCCGGTCTTGATCCGTGCCAAAGCCAATATGACCGTGCAGTTCGAGGGTGAGTCCCTCACCCTCGGTGCGCTGAGCCGGCAGTTCCCTCCGGAACGCTGTCACCTGTACGCGGAGTTCGGGTGGCGCGTCCGTCGATTGCCGGTTGCCCGTGAGGTCGGTGGGTTCGATGTCCTGATCGTGTGGCGCAAGGTGCACGGGGAGTGGACACGGTTTTTCCTGTTCAGCACGTTTGGTGGTGACGTCACGGTTCGCTCACTGCTGCGGGCCTGGAAGGCCCGCTGGGGAATCGAGGTGATCCACCGGTTCTTCAAGCAGAATCTGGGGCTGGGACGCTGTCATTGCCGGACGCTCCAGGCGCAGGAGAACTGGGTGTGGTGCGTGGTGGAAGCCTTTCACGCAGTGCTACGGGTGCGTCGGGAAGGACCGGGCATGACGTGGCGAGCCGCACAACGGCAGGCAGCTCAGAATGCCGAACAGTACGTCCTGACCGGCCTTGAGCAGGACGGACCCCTGCTTGACGCCGCGTGA
- a CDS encoding ParB N-terminal domain-containing protein, with the protein MTVPTPFSTAVPVDDLTEDTHGASNHLKGALRCTGQLQPIVLESLPSGEYRIRDGNRRVAAARSLGWTHVQADVYAGLTEAQWALVVAGVHNRSANPVEEARLYGTLTQTLTESGIAANTGVPVQVIRARLSLLSLPGDVLDLIGTRTLSLSVAERAAKLRGVHAERAVREIREAAQAGKPFTAAQLKVVTVARASSLGARLMAAAPPPPTLLPPETILAEEVRALCERRGVSVQALTQVLTGSVPPVTPVQAAHVHRAVVH; encoded by the coding sequence GTGACCGTGCCCACGCCCTTCAGCACCGCCGTGCCCGTCGACGACCTCACCGAGGACACGCACGGCGCCAGCAACCACCTCAAGGGCGCGCTGCGCTGCACCGGGCAGCTCCAACCCATCGTGCTGGAATCCCTGCCCAGCGGCGAGTACCGCATCCGGGATGGGAATCGCCGCGTCGCGGCCGCCCGGTCGCTCGGCTGGACGCACGTGCAGGCGGACGTGTACGCCGGACTGACCGAGGCGCAGTGGGCCCTGGTGGTCGCCGGGGTGCACAACCGCAGTGCCAACCCCGTGGAGGAAGCCCGTCTGTACGGCACGCTCACGCAGACGCTCACCGAGTCGGGCATCGCCGCGAACACCGGCGTTCCCGTGCAAGTCATCCGCGCCCGCCTGTCCCTGCTCAGTCTGCCGGGCGACGTCCTGGACCTGATCGGGACGCGCACCCTGAGCCTGAGTGTCGCCGAGCGCGCCGCGAAACTCCGGGGCGTGCACGCCGAGCGGGCCGTGCGGGAGATCCGGGAGGCGGCCCAGGCGGGCAAGCCGTTCACGGCCGCGCAGCTGAAGGTGGTCACCGTGGCCCGTGCCAGCAGCCTCGGGGCGCGCCTCATGGCCGCGGCGCCGCCCCCACCCACGCTGCTGCCCCCAGAGACGATCCTCGCCGAGGAAGTCCGGGCGCTCTGCGAACGGCGGGGCGTGAGCGTGCAGGCCCTGACGCAGGTGCTCACCGGGTCGGTGCCGCCCGTGACCCCCGTGCAGGCGGCGCACGTCCACCGCGCCGTGGTGCACTGA
- a CDS encoding transcription elongation factor — protein MNDRLDLAQLAPHAPKRNVADFLRRTIDPDFLERCVDKQASVAAQRAAARKRGDDVTITAPLAGVLIGTKQQYPALYDAFFALVKAGVMARHQRTAITEGMPFAGVKSGDRVAVTERDFIDPLTVHTREGVDIDLRAESALVRLSRSWMEVDRVFNAETVLSRGEAGALEATQFAHSEYQVLSESLLTEVLDVEGLLIPWDASPRDARVLAETISDTYLRARVLAALDQMDGVDDSRRVYLHSEGQPAFRVRKIAPVEKWKPYTPTPPQRTVPEPTPQKRRPSRTTTAKKRVVSVAAHADMLTRLSALRQERETISELMGSAIEDGDLRESAAYDEARTRMFETDAAISQLERDLLDVEPGDVDSNIGRTFEITIAGVPKTVRLTDGHPQIGEVSTAGSLGQALLHATAGQTVTVTSTHHRLVPTTSRQIMTAGTVTSKRHVPEGVTAPAINDVHTQYTSTLVTYKREQPVQVVNVIHILSIT, from the coding sequence ATGAATGACCGACTTGATCTGGCCCAGCTCGCCCCCCACGCCCCCAAGCGGAACGTCGCCGATTTCCTTCGCCGGACCATCGACCCTGACTTCCTCGAACGCTGCGTGGACAAGCAGGCCAGTGTGGCCGCCCAGCGAGCCGCTGCCCGCAAACGCGGCGATGACGTGACGATCACGGCGCCCCTGGCCGGCGTCCTGATCGGCACAAAACAGCAGTACCCCGCCCTATACGACGCGTTCTTCGCCCTTGTGAAGGCTGGGGTCATGGCGCGCCACCAACGCACCGCGATCACCGAAGGCATGCCGTTCGCTGGCGTGAAGTCCGGTGACCGCGTGGCCGTGACGGAACGCGACTTCATTGACCCCTTGACCGTGCACACCCGCGAGGGCGTGGACATCGACCTCCGTGCCGAAAGCGCCCTGGTGCGTCTCTCCCGTTCATGGATGGAAGTGGACCGCGTGTTCAACGCGGAAACCGTCCTCTCCAGGGGTGAAGCGGGCGCGCTGGAAGCCACCCAATTCGCGCACAGTGAGTATCAGGTCCTCAGCGAGAGCCTCCTGACCGAGGTCCTCGACGTCGAAGGCCTGCTCATCCCCTGGGACGCGTCACCTCGTGACGCCCGGGTCCTCGCCGAAACCATCAGTGACACGTACCTGCGCGCCCGCGTGCTGGCCGCGCTCGATCAGATGGACGGCGTGGATGACAGCAGGCGCGTCTACCTCCACAGCGAAGGCCAACCCGCCTTCCGCGTCCGGAAGATTGCACCCGTCGAGAAGTGGAAGCCGTACACGCCCACCCCTCCTCAGCGGACCGTCCCGGAACCCACTCCCCAGAAACGGCGCCCCAGCCGGACCACCACGGCGAAGAAACGTGTGGTTTCCGTCGCGGCACACGCCGACATGCTCACCCGCCTGAGCGCCCTCCGACAGGAACGAGAGACCATCTCCGAACTGATGGGCAGCGCGATCGAAGACGGGGACCTGCGTGAAAGTGCCGCCTACGATGAAGCCCGCACCCGCATGTTCGAAACAGACGCCGCGATCAGTCAACTCGAACGCGACCTGCTCGACGTGGAACCGGGTGACGTGGACAGCAACATCGGCCGCACCTTCGAGATCACCATCGCCGGCGTCCCCAAAACTGTCCGCCTCACCGATGGACACCCCCAGATCGGCGAAGTCAGCACCGCCGGATCACTCGGTCAGGCCCTGCTCCACGCCACCGCTGGACAGACCGTGACCGTCACCTCCACGCACCACCGCCTCGTGCCCACCACCAGCCGTCAGATCATGACTGCCGGAACCGTCACGAGTAAGCGCCACGTCCCAGAAGGCGTGACCGCACCAGCCATCAACGACGTGCACACCCAGTACACGTCCACACTCGTCACCTACAAGCGGGAACAACCAGTCCAGGTTGTGAACGTGATCCACATCCTCAGCATCACCTGA
- a CDS encoding VirB4 family type IV secretion system protein — MPYHDVGNALKVAENQSNLTQQLTYHGLENGTVFTLDNKMTFGLNVDLLSAARATPDVRVANRDRIMAAIQGALPAGAVVRFYLDNRPATRTALAQLAPIERDGSPVERMLQANHAVLERMRRGHWVSDSSAYFTVTLTVPGRPKKTPYKDVNLQALVSKAATLQSRLARQLTLGGMRTSPMSSDDVWARIVDYFNPGMASAEKPVYQRDLDAGDLAAYRVGQKLKNNPKAPRPFVATMRAQVACSGIDLDHDACFTVGHTRVGIVSFLKPTRSTHVGATEEIIQALGGTHSTFMVEYLVVDAPKVRAQINESLDKQETAASDPSMKAGREVYTRISEGTALVQALEMGQVLTEMSMHAIIFARSQEELDERRERTLAAFSSVGGCMPRIASHADGIHLYLQNAPFSGKRSAYQVAAYYRNAVDCMPQAGPWSGTREGVLPLRGRRGNVFSISPVAPGIRNAGVVVAGSSGGGKSVLISMLAAGLVHRHQASLTVVDPKRDYLPLFTALGAADAIVSIKPNARLPSGERVRINPFDLRDEDDTVTAEKISYLLELMRALRINDLSGRRVSILHEAIQVFYRRFSRPVDRGGEVVDRYTGEGTLTDFADIISRLNIVGDKPVQSESELRREVSDVANELRAYTTEKTPIGSLLDGPTTVNVQSRYLYLDISGMIDHPQLLTIGTLLTNELVWNRSMNMEGRKVIVIEEAGVAKELPGLVQLTNRLFMTGRSLGMIPILAMQNIETAKAYKDVVNNANTRILLESKPSEREDVAALFDLNASMRALYASLSGEANRFREVLVLQNGGSGHLDGDVGQLWLSREAYWMSTSEKEEADYRAHVAAELYAGDEARAAIHIAQEEQHAA; from the coding sequence ATGCCCTACCACGACGTCGGCAACGCCCTGAAAGTGGCGGAGAACCAAAGTAACCTCACCCAGCAGTTGACGTACCACGGCCTCGAGAACGGCACGGTCTTCACGCTCGACAACAAGATGACGTTCGGGCTGAACGTCGATCTCCTGTCCGCGGCCCGGGCCACGCCGGACGTCCGGGTGGCCAATCGGGACCGCATCATGGCCGCGATTCAGGGAGCGCTGCCTGCCGGCGCCGTGGTGCGCTTCTACCTGGACAATCGCCCGGCCACCCGGACGGCACTCGCCCAACTCGCGCCCATCGAGCGGGATGGCAGTCCCGTCGAGCGGATGCTCCAGGCGAATCACGCGGTCCTCGAACGCATGCGGCGTGGCCACTGGGTCAGCGACAGCTCGGCCTACTTCACGGTGACCCTCACCGTGCCCGGCCGACCCAAGAAGACGCCGTACAAGGACGTCAACCTGCAAGCCCTGGTCTCCAAAGCGGCCACGCTCCAGAGTCGCCTCGCCCGGCAGCTCACCCTCGGCGGTATGCGCACGAGCCCCATGTCCAGTGACGACGTCTGGGCGCGTATCGTCGATTACTTCAACCCGGGTATGGCCAGCGCGGAGAAACCCGTCTATCAACGGGATCTCGACGCCGGTGACCTGGCCGCCTACCGCGTCGGCCAGAAGCTCAAGAACAATCCCAAGGCGCCACGTCCCTTCGTGGCGACCATGCGCGCCCAGGTCGCGTGCAGCGGTATCGATCTGGACCATGACGCCTGCTTCACCGTCGGCCACACCCGGGTGGGCATCGTGTCGTTCCTCAAGCCGACCCGGAGCACCCACGTCGGTGCCACGGAAGAAATCATCCAGGCCCTGGGCGGCACGCACTCCACGTTCATGGTCGAGTACCTGGTCGTGGACGCCCCGAAAGTCCGCGCGCAGATCAACGAGTCACTGGACAAGCAGGAAACGGCTGCCAGTGATCCCTCCATGAAGGCCGGGCGTGAAGTGTACACGCGCATCTCGGAAGGGACGGCCCTGGTGCAGGCCCTGGAGATGGGGCAGGTCCTCACGGAAATGAGCATGCACGCCATCATCTTCGCTCGCTCTCAGGAGGAACTGGACGAACGGCGTGAGCGGACACTCGCGGCCTTCAGTTCGGTCGGGGGCTGCATGCCCCGCATCGCGTCGCACGCGGACGGCATTCACCTGTACCTGCAGAATGCGCCCTTCAGCGGGAAGCGCAGCGCGTATCAGGTGGCGGCGTACTACCGGAACGCGGTCGATTGCATGCCGCAGGCTGGTCCATGGTCGGGAACGCGTGAAGGCGTGCTGCCCCTGCGAGGCCGACGGGGCAACGTGTTCTCGATCTCGCCAGTCGCACCGGGTATCCGCAACGCGGGCGTGGTGGTAGCGGGCAGCAGTGGCGGGGGGAAGAGCGTTCTGATCTCCATGCTCGCTGCCGGGCTGGTGCACCGACATCAGGCCTCCCTGACGGTCGTCGACCCGAAACGGGACTACCTCCCACTCTTCACGGCGCTTGGTGCCGCCGATGCCATCGTCAGCATCAAGCCCAACGCCCGGCTCCCCTCCGGCGAGCGGGTCCGCATCAATCCATTCGATCTTCGCGATGAGGACGACACGGTCACTGCCGAAAAAATCTCGTACCTGCTGGAGTTGATGCGCGCCCTGCGCATCAACGACCTGAGTGGGCGGCGCGTCAGCATTCTGCACGAGGCCATCCAGGTGTTCTACCGACGGTTCTCCCGGCCCGTGGACCGGGGCGGTGAGGTGGTCGACCGCTACACGGGCGAGGGGACCCTGACGGACTTCGCGGACATCATTTCGCGTCTGAACATCGTGGGGGACAAGCCCGTCCAGTCCGAGTCGGAGCTGCGCCGTGAGGTGAGCGACGTCGCCAACGAACTCCGGGCCTACACCACCGAAAAAACGCCAATCGGGAGCCTGTTGGACGGCCCCACCACCGTGAACGTTCAGTCCCGGTACCTGTACCTCGATATCAGCGGCATGATTGACCACCCCCAGCTCCTGACCATCGGGACGCTGCTGACCAACGAACTCGTCTGGAATCGAAGCATGAACATGGAAGGCCGGAAGGTCATCGTCATAGAAGAAGCGGGGGTCGCGAAGGAGCTTCCCGGTCTCGTCCAGCTCACCAACCGCCTGTTCATGACGGGCCGTTCCCTCGGGATGATTCCCATCCTGGCCATGCAGAACATCGAGACCGCAAAAGCCTATAAGGACGTCGTCAACAACGCGAACACCCGCATCCTGCTGGAGAGCAAGCCGTCCGAGCGAGAAGATGTCGCCGCACTCTTCGATCTGAATGCGTCCATGCGTGCCCTGTACGCCTCGCTGAGCGGCGAAGCGAACCGGTTCCGCGAGGTCCTTGTCCTCCAGAACGGCGGGAGTGGGCACCTGGACGGCGATGTCGGCCAGCTGTGGCTCTCCCGGGAGGCGTACTGGATGAGCACCAGTGAAAAGGAGGAAGCAGACTACCGGGCCCACGTGGCGGCAGAACTGTACGCCGGGGATGAAGCCCGGGCCGCCATTCACATCGCGCAGGAGGAGCAGCATGCCGCATAG
- a CDS encoding AAA family ATPase has product MHADIPGIARVTRRVTLPPQPVFDVSTASEFDHLLRMLPGRVQVLVESRIREVEEIRMQAFGPVEVLYQHAHVIYPIELTLDDMKVLDSVGQWRADGRLGLEGTLHRFGRLDTMGHTSLVTVRVAKAFVGLAEPLREWLSVAQDGLVIMGLPGSGKTALLRDCIRILGERLAGRLFVNDSSNEILGDGFQPHPITDWVSRVPIGDPTLQFEKLNQTVKNFQPRWMVVDEVSSPGDARAIAYARSRGARAVMTWHAGSLRSAYQEKDERTLWPLIQRNEDGITGPPVASLGILVRGRGEYVIFENLEECFDEVAHDRLPPGVQVSVAQGSRWGHREQALTG; this is encoded by the coding sequence ATGCACGCGGATATCCCAGGCATCGCCCGCGTGACGCGGCGGGTCACGCTGCCCCCACAACCGGTGTTCGACGTCAGCACGGCGAGTGAATTCGATCATCTGCTGCGCATGTTGCCCGGCCGGGTGCAGGTGCTCGTCGAGTCCCGCATTCGGGAGGTCGAGGAGATTCGCATGCAGGCGTTCGGGCCCGTGGAGGTTCTGTACCAGCACGCGCACGTCATCTATCCGATTGAACTGACCCTGGATGACATGAAGGTGCTGGACTCCGTGGGGCAGTGGCGCGCGGACGGACGCCTGGGGCTGGAGGGCACCCTGCACCGCTTCGGTCGACTGGACACGATGGGGCACACGAGCCTCGTCACCGTCCGCGTGGCGAAGGCCTTCGTGGGTCTGGCTGAGCCGCTCCGGGAGTGGCTGTCGGTCGCGCAGGATGGCTTGGTGATCATGGGACTTCCCGGGAGTGGGAAGACGGCGCTGCTGCGAGATTGCATCCGGATTCTGGGCGAGCGGCTGGCCGGGCGACTGTTCGTGAACGACTCCTCGAACGAGATTCTGGGGGACGGCTTTCAGCCTCACCCGATCACGGACTGGGTGAGTCGCGTGCCGATCGGGGACCCGACCTTGCAGTTCGAGAAGCTCAATCAGACGGTGAAGAACTTCCAGCCGCGGTGGATGGTGGTGGACGAGGTCAGCAGCCCGGGGGACGCCCGCGCGATTGCATACGCCCGGTCTCGGGGTGCGCGCGCGGTCATGACCTGGCACGCTGGCAGTCTCCGGAGTGCGTACCAGGAGAAGGACGAGCGGACCCTCTGGCCGCTCATTCAACGCAACGAGGACGGCATCACTGGGCCGCCCGTCGCGTCCCTCGGCATCCTCGTGCGCGGCCGCGGGGAGTACGTCATCTTCGAGAATCTGGAGGAATGTTTTGACGAGGTAGCCCACGACCGGTTACCGCCCGGAGTGCAGGTGAGCGTGGCGCAGGGCAGTCGCTGGGGGCACCGCGAACAGGCCTTGACCGGGTGA